The Akkermansia sp. N21116 genome includes a region encoding these proteins:
- a CDS encoding GDSL-type esterase/lipase family protein, with product MKAIYSLILIVLLALTPAFSREKVAFLGDSIPYAGQWPALVENALRQTPRFADAEIVNFCLPSETVSGLSEPGHAGGAFPRPCLHDRLDNILKLYHPTVIIACYGMNDGIYMPLDQKRLKAYQKGINLLKKKAEAIKAEIIFVTPPLFRADHPETDTDSYNNVLETFGTWLVDQKKSGWKIIDIRPSLQKDIEQEKQDHPDFVYAGDGVHPAERGHEMIAHAVIDGLSTVWNTPLPQDFPDAPARRQLYDNAALYKFAWLSAAGHKRPGIPQGIPIDKLPPDVIGKATVSNWGGGIRHDFTVAGKQALLVLPQQWAQGKPWIWRTEFFGHEPQADQALLKQGFAVGYIDVSNMYGAPKALDIMDEYYQTVTKAYGLSPKTVLEGFSRGGLFAYNWASRHPGQVMALYVDAPVCDFKSWPAGKGKSNGSPEDWKRLLEVYGMTEAEALAYKGNPVDNLNVLAKARIPILAVVGDADDVVPVEENTAIVETRYKKLGGPITVIHKPGCGHHPHSLKDPAPIVDFIMNIYSKKH from the coding sequence ATGAAAGCAATATACTCCCTGATATTGATTGTACTATTAGCCCTGACACCGGCATTTTCCCGTGAAAAAGTAGCATTTTTAGGGGATAGCATCCCGTATGCCGGACAATGGCCCGCCCTTGTGGAAAACGCGCTACGCCAAACACCCAGGTTCGCCGATGCGGAGATTGTCAATTTTTGTCTGCCGAGCGAAACCGTTTCCGGACTCTCGGAGCCGGGACATGCTGGAGGAGCCTTTCCCCGGCCCTGCCTGCATGACCGCCTCGACAATATTTTGAAGCTCTACCATCCAACGGTCATCATCGCCTGCTACGGCATGAACGACGGAATTTACATGCCTCTGGACCAGAAACGTCTCAAAGCCTACCAAAAAGGAATCAATCTCTTGAAAAAGAAAGCGGAAGCCATCAAGGCAGAGATCATCTTCGTCACACCACCCCTTTTCAGGGCCGATCATCCCGAAACGGATACCGATTCCTATAACAATGTCCTGGAAACATTCGGTACATGGCTCGTCGATCAGAAAAAATCCGGCTGGAAAATCATCGATATCCGCCCTTCCCTTCAGAAAGATATCGAACAGGAAAAACAGGATCATCCAGACTTCGTGTACGCTGGAGATGGAGTCCATCCCGCCGAACGCGGCCATGAAATGATCGCCCATGCCGTCATCGACGGCTTATCGACGGTATGGAATACTCCTCTGCCCCAGGATTTCCCCGACGCTCCAGCTCGCCGTCAATTGTACGACAACGCAGCACTCTACAAATTCGCCTGGTTGTCTGCCGCTGGTCACAAACGCCCGGGAATTCCGCAAGGTATTCCCATTGACAAGCTTCCTCCGGATGTAATCGGCAAAGCCACCGTCTCCAACTGGGGAGGAGGTATTCGCCACGACTTTACAGTAGCCGGCAAGCAAGCTCTCCTCGTCCTCCCCCAACAATGGGCTCAAGGAAAGCCCTGGATCTGGAGAACGGAATTCTTCGGACATGAACCGCAAGCCGACCAAGCTCTTCTGAAACAGGGATTTGCCGTCGGATATATCGATGTGAGCAACATGTATGGAGCGCCCAAGGCACTGGATATCATGGACGAGTACTACCAAACCGTCACGAAAGCCTACGGTCTCTCCCCAAAAACCGTTCTGGAAGGATTCAGCCGCGGCGGCCTCTTTGCCTACAACTGGGCATCCAGGCACCCCGGACAAGTCATGGCCTTGTATGTAGACGCTCCGGTCTGCGATTTCAAGAGTTGGCCTGCCGGCAAAGGAAAAAGCAACGGTTCCCCCGAGGACTGGAAAAGACTCCTCGAAGTGTACGGCATGACGGAAGCCGAAGCTCTTGCCTACAAAGGAAATCCTGTCGATAACCTTAACGTCCTCGCCAAGGCCCGCATTCCGATTCTGGCAGTCGTAGGCGATGCCGACGATGTCGTACCCGTCGAAGAAAATACGGCAATTGTCGAAACCCGTTACAAAAAACTCGGAGGCCCCATCACCGTCATCCACAAACCGGGCTGCGGACACCACCCTCACAGCCTGAAAGATCCGGCTCCCATTGTCGATTTCATCATGAATATCTATTCAAAAAAACATTGA
- a CDS encoding homoserine dehydrogenase codes for MDQVEQKERPLQLGLAGLGTVGTGVYETLQRNHDILEARAKIPFSVKKVAVRDLDKPREVEIPSGHLTDNWRDLVQDPDIDIIIELIGGTKDAYDLIVSSLKAGKPVVTGNKALLAERGTEIFMLSAKLGVPIYFEASAGGGIPIIASLRNSLICNHITSIVGIINGTSNYILSAMEDHGATFRDALAKAQELGYAEADPTFDVNGWDAGHKALILAMLAYGMTISPAKIFVSGIENLSPCDFKFADKLGYTIKLLVIIRSHENGELELRVQPSFVPKWHILASVSGVFNAIAVTGDIVGETLFYGRGAGKNPTSSAVISDAITAMRESRHPKYHTGFNPYASACKVMDVDDTVTPYYVRFQVADRAGVIAEMAGILARHGIGISATSSSFSHVDAEGNVWNDLVFMLHSCPWGQLQNALTGIVLLANVGAYPSVLRIEHLVSES; via the coding sequence ATGGATCAGGTAGAGCAGAAAGAGAGACCGTTGCAATTGGGACTGGCCGGACTTGGTACAGTTGGGACTGGTGTTTACGAAACCCTTCAACGGAATCACGATATTCTGGAAGCGCGTGCCAAAATTCCTTTTTCCGTCAAAAAGGTAGCAGTGAGGGATTTGGACAAGCCCCGCGAGGTGGAAATCCCCTCCGGTCACTTGACGGATAACTGGCGGGATCTGGTGCAGGACCCTGATATTGATATCATCATCGAGTTGATTGGCGGAACGAAGGATGCCTATGACTTGATCGTTTCTTCTTTGAAGGCAGGTAAACCCGTCGTGACAGGGAACAAGGCTCTATTGGCCGAACGGGGAACTGAAATTTTCATGTTGTCTGCCAAGTTGGGAGTTCCCATTTACTTCGAAGCCTCCGCCGGGGGAGGAATCCCCATTATTGCAAGTCTACGTAATTCTTTGATATGTAATCATATTACGTCGATTGTCGGCATTATTAACGGGACATCGAATTATATTCTTTCCGCCATGGAAGATCATGGCGCCACGTTTCGTGATGCTCTTGCCAAGGCTCAGGAACTCGGTTATGCAGAAGCGGATCCCACGTTTGACGTCAATGGATGGGATGCCGGCCACAAGGCTTTGATCCTGGCGATGCTGGCGTACGGGATGACGATCAGCCCGGCAAAGATTTTTGTCAGTGGCATTGAAAATCTTTCTCCTTGCGACTTTAAATTTGCCGACAAACTGGGGTACACGATTAAATTGCTTGTCATTATAAGGAGCCATGAAAATGGTGAACTGGAGTTGCGCGTGCAGCCGAGTTTTGTTCCCAAGTGGCACATTCTGGCTTCCGTCTCCGGAGTATTCAACGCTATTGCCGTAACGGGTGATATTGTTGGGGAAACTCTTTTTTACGGACGTGGGGCCGGCAAGAATCCGACTTCCTCCGCCGTCATCAGCGATGCTATTACGGCTATGCGCGAAAGTCGCCACCCCAAGTATCATACGGGCTTCAACCCCTATGCTTCCGCCTGCAAGGTCATGGATGTGGATGATACCGTGACGCCCTACTACGTGCGTTTCCAGGTAGCGGACCGTGCCGGCGTTATAGCGGAAATGGCCGGCATCCTGGCTCGCCACGGTATTGGCATCTCGGCGACTTCTTCTTCGTTCAGCCATGTGGATGCAGAGGGAAATGTATGGAACGACCTCGTGTTCATGCTCCATTCCTGCCCGTGGGGGCAGTTGCAAAATGCCCTGACGGGGATTGTTTTGCTTGCCAATGTAGGAGCATATCCCAGTGTGCTGCGTATAGAACACCTTGTTTCCGAATCCTGA
- a CDS encoding aspartate kinase, whose product MSLIVQKYGGTSVGSIDRIRNVARRIHDLIREGNQVVAVVSAMSGVTDGLISLAKSISEAPCERELDVLMATGEQQSIALLTMALHELGIKAVSITGSQAGICTFGSHTRGRIKSIEPVMMKKYLDEGYALICAGFQGVTEDGLIHTLGRGGSDLSAIAIASAIKADICQILTDVDGVYTCDPRVVKNAVKLDEISYDEMLEMASSGSKVMQTRSVEFAKKFGVVFEVRSSLNNNPGTIVHEEIPSMEAIAVRGVSIERNQARVTVANIPVQNGYAAKILSVLGDAEINLDMIVSNVAHDGLVRQSFTMHMNDLGRAQAALKPVLPELGPNANIETEAALGKISVVGIGMRSHTGVAATMFRALADADIKVGMISTSEIKITVTVDESDLDRAAQVVHQAFHLDEINRLA is encoded by the coding sequence ATGTCACTGATCGTTCAAAAGTACGGAGGCACGTCCGTCGGCAGTATTGACCGCATCCGCAATGTAGCAAGGCGCATTCATGATTTGATCCGGGAGGGTAACCAGGTGGTTGCCGTAGTTTCCGCAATGAGCGGCGTTACCGACGGATTGATCTCTCTGGCTAAAAGCATTTCCGAAGCTCCCTGCGAACGGGAACTGGATGTTTTAATGGCGACGGGCGAACAGCAGTCCATTGCGCTTCTGACGATGGCTCTCCATGAACTGGGCATCAAGGCGGTTTCCATCACCGGTTCCCAGGCGGGGATTTGTACATTCGGTTCTCATACGCGCGGTCGTATCAAATCCATCGAACCGGTCATGATGAAGAAGTATCTTGACGAGGGTTACGCCTTGATTTGCGCCGGTTTCCAGGGCGTGACGGAAGACGGGCTGATCCATACGCTGGGCCGGGGCGGTTCCGATTTGTCCGCCATCGCCATCGCTTCGGCGATTAAAGCGGATATCTGCCAGATTTTGACTGATGTGGATGGTGTTTACACTTGTGACCCCCGCGTGGTGAAGAATGCTGTCAAACTGGATGAAATCTCTTATGACGAAATGCTGGAAATGGCCTCCAGCGGATCCAAGGTCATGCAAACACGCTCCGTCGAATTTGCTAAAAAATTCGGCGTTGTTTTTGAAGTTCGCAGTTCTCTGAATAACAACCCAGGTACTATCGTGCACGAAGAAATCCCCTCCATGGAAGCAATCGCCGTTCGCGGCGTGTCAATTGAACGTAACCAAGCCCGCGTAACAGTGGCCAATATCCCGGTTCAGAACGGTTATGCCGCCAAAATTCTGTCGGTTTTGGGTGATGCGGAAATCAATTTGGATATGATCGTCTCCAACGTGGCTCATGACGGTTTGGTTCGCCAGTCGTTTACCATGCATATGAACGATCTCGGGCGTGCACAAGCGGCTTTGAAGCCGGTGTTGCCGGAGCTGGGACCCAATGCCAACATAGAAACGGAAGCCGCGCTTGGCAAGATTTCCGTCGTCGGTATCGGGATGCGTTCCCATACCGGTGTTGCCGCGACGATGTTCCGGGCGTTGGCCGATGCCGACATTAAGGTCGGTATGATTTCTACATCGGAAATTAAAATTACCGTCACTGTGGATGAATCCGATTTGGACCGTGCCGCGCAGGTTGTTCACCAGGCATTTCATCTTGATGAAATCAACCGTTTGGCCTGA
- a CDS encoding D-alanyl-D-alanine carboxypeptidase family protein: MRLFALFACLTTSLGLIGCESVGGREPAVSYIPTATAIPVAVPVPEMPVSRSLPSNFPSRPLALPSSPPRTPHCASACVMDALTGRVLYSHNGSQRRQVASTQKLVTALVVLDHGSLNSNVVIEPSDTHADPTKLGLRAGQTYNKGELLHALMVRSYNDVALALARDTAGSVPRFVNMMNAKARSMGMYNSRFANPNGLPADQYSTAIDMARCAYFAYRNPSLRNMVCTPTFNFSLSSGRNTLLRNTNKLLEKYPWVTGMKTGYTNAAGRCLVSSGGVNGRHAIVVVLGCKPSLIWQESENLLKWALQI; this comes from the coding sequence ATGCGCTTGTTTGCCTTATTTGCCTGTTTGACCACGTCCCTGGGATTGATTGGATGTGAGTCCGTTGGTGGGCGGGAACCTGCCGTATCGTATATTCCGACCGCTACAGCTATTCCGGTTGCCGTTCCTGTGCCGGAGATGCCCGTTTCTCGTTCGCTTCCATCCAATTTCCCGTCGCGTCCTCTTGCATTGCCTTCGTCTCCTCCGCGTACACCCCATTGTGCCAGCGCATGCGTGATGGATGCTTTGACCGGGCGGGTTCTATACTCCCACAACGGTTCTCAGAGGCGCCAGGTGGCAAGTACCCAGAAACTGGTGACGGCTCTTGTCGTTCTTGACCACGGGTCTCTCAACAGCAATGTCGTAATCGAACCTTCCGATACGCATGCCGACCCGACCAAACTGGGATTAAGAGCCGGTCAAACCTATAACAAAGGAGAACTCCTCCATGCCTTGATGGTCAGAAGCTACAACGATGTAGCTCTCGCTCTTGCCCGAGATACGGCCGGTTCCGTTCCCCGCTTCGTGAACATGATGAATGCCAAGGCCAGAAGCATGGGGATGTATAACTCGCGTTTTGCCAATCCGAATGGATTACCCGCCGACCAGTATTCCACGGCGATCGACATGGCTCGTTGTGCCTATTTCGCCTACCGCAACCCGTCTCTCCGCAACATGGTCTGTACGCCGACATTTAATTTTTCCCTTTCCAGCGGTCGCAATACACTGCTGCGCAATACGAACAAGTTATTGGAAAAATATCCGTGGGTGACAGGGATGAAGACCGGTTATACAAACGCTGCCGGCCGTTGCCTGGTTTCCTCCGGAGGCGTCAACGGTCGTCATGCCATTGTGGTAGTTCTGGGGTGTAAACCCAGCCTGATTTGGCAGGAATCCGAGAATTTGCTGAAGTGGGCCTTGCAGATCTGA
- a CDS encoding nucleotidyl transferase AbiEii/AbiGii toxin family protein, which yields MLASYETGNDNDRLNAVHEVMQQVALGGLYNGGFFNKAAFYGGTCLRIFHGLDRFSEDMDFSLLAPDPGFRLDPYFDAITAEFAALGQSIDITTKEKTAQSTIQSAFLKSDTAQYDIHLGRDRKIKIKIEVDTTPPLGFSTEQKLLLQPFSFYTNCFTLPDLFAGKMHALIYRSWKNRVKGRDWYDFEWYVRKNVAMDFKHFCERAYQFGSEEPGRLTPDRFRAILKDKIKETDIRQVKDDVMPFIKDQNKLNIWSTEYFLQLADMVKLS from the coding sequence ATGCTGGCTTCCTATGAGACAGGGAACGATAACGACAGGCTGAACGCCGTGCATGAGGTCATGCAGCAAGTAGCTCTCGGAGGCCTTTACAATGGAGGATTCTTCAACAAGGCCGCTTTTTACGGAGGGACATGCCTGCGTATCTTCCACGGATTGGACCGTTTTTCCGAAGATATGGATTTTTCTCTCCTCGCCCCCGATCCCGGATTTCGTCTGGATCCCTATTTCGATGCCATTACCGCCGAGTTTGCCGCTTTGGGACAAAGCATCGATATTACGACCAAGGAAAAGACGGCGCAGAGTACGATCCAGTCCGCTTTCCTGAAAAGCGATACGGCCCAGTACGACATCCATTTGGGGCGCGACCGAAAAATCAAAATCAAGATTGAAGTAGATACGACGCCTCCTCTTGGATTCTCCACCGAGCAGAAACTTCTCTTGCAGCCGTTTTCCTTCTATACCAATTGTTTTACGCTGCCAGATCTTTTTGCCGGCAAGATGCATGCTCTGATCTATCGTTCATGGAAGAATCGTGTCAAGGGACGCGACTGGTACGATTTCGAATGGTATGTACGCAAAAACGTCGCCATGGACTTCAAGCATTTTTGTGAGCGAGCCTATCAATTTGGATCAGAAGAACCGGGGAGGCTCACACCGGATCGCTTCCGCGCAATCCTGAAAGACAAAATCAAGGAGACTGACATCCGGCAGGTCAAGGATGACGTCATGCCTTTCATCAAAGATCAGAACAAGCTTAATATCTGGTCAACAGAGTACTTCCTGCAATTAGCGGACATGGTGAAGTTGTCCTAA
- a CDS encoding AraC family transcriptional regulator, translating to MSNSPYFIHWSGSPDIAPFLNYFIELGLLKFSGIHEHSLDMHCNDGIKICYILKGTHTWQVDDKCYQLYPGDGFITCPWQRHGNPLGRHERGVVSWMIIRPEIFERSGKMKLGEWSRLMATTQNHIGRLFAGNKSALIPQAGSLLSFYRSLNDELVSHKTGYVERINLILDSMLVETARLLERTSVDGLRHDGWLETLQERMNYWAFEQRVTMDKMAYSFNMSQSTFEKKVRFLTGFTPSEYLSKLRLEKAKMLLAQNRLSIKEIASQSGFSSSQYFAVSFAKWQGMSPSEYRENMRRKKASLHSLRQMVYEGEVS from the coding sequence ATGAGTAATTCTCCTTATTTTATTCATTGGTCCGGTTCTCCGGATATAGCTCCATTTTTGAATTATTTTATAGAATTGGGACTGCTCAAGTTTTCGGGGATCCATGAACATTCTCTGGATATGCATTGCAATGACGGGATTAAAATCTGTTATATTCTCAAAGGAACGCATACGTGGCAAGTCGATGATAAATGCTACCAGTTGTATCCGGGAGACGGCTTTATTACATGTCCCTGGCAACGTCACGGCAATCCCTTGGGCAGGCATGAACGAGGCGTTGTTTCCTGGATGATTATTCGTCCGGAAATCTTTGAAAGAAGCGGAAAAATGAAATTGGGTGAATGGTCTCGGCTCATGGCGACAACGCAAAACCATATCGGCCGTCTTTTTGCCGGTAACAAATCGGCTCTTATTCCCCAGGCTGGTTCTCTGCTTTCGTTCTACAGGAGTCTGAATGATGAACTCGTTTCTCATAAAACGGGATACGTGGAACGAATCAATCTTATTCTGGATTCCATGTTGGTGGAAACAGCCCGCCTTCTGGAAAGAACCAGTGTGGATGGGTTACGGCATGATGGCTGGCTGGAAACTCTGCAGGAAAGAATGAATTACTGGGCTTTCGAACAACGTGTTACGATGGATAAAATGGCGTACTCGTTCAATATGAGCCAATCGACCTTCGAGAAAAAAGTCAGATTCTTAACGGGCTTTACGCCAAGCGAGTATCTGTCCAAGCTCAGATTGGAAAAAGCCAAAATGCTTCTTGCACAAAATAGGTTGTCGATCAAGGAAATCGCAAGTCAAAGCGGCTTCTCTTCATCCCAGTATTTTGCCGTATCGTTTGCCAAGTGGCAGGGAATGTCTCCATCCGAATACAGGGAAAACATGAGGCGGAAGAAGGCTTCCCTGCATTCCTTGCGACAAATGGTGTATGAAGGGGAGGTTTCATGA